The genomic segment aaccaggttaatgacagatggtgtgtattagactgaaaccaggttaatgacagatggtgtgtattagactgaaaccagGTTTGACAGGTGGTGTCTATTAGACTGaaaccaggttaatgacagatggtgtgtattagactgaaaccaggttaatgacagatggtgtctattagactgaaaccaggttaatgacagatggtgtgtattagactgaaaccaggttaatgacagatggtgtgtattagactctgaaaccaggttaatgacagatggtGTCTATTAGACTGAAACCAGGACAGTATTAGTGGCTCTTGATCAGGACGCTGCTAAATTACCTAAATGTTGTCTGTGTTTCAGCCGGAGGTGGATTTCTTTGGCCGAGCCGTCGCCCCCAAGGAGAAACCACAGGTGGTCTCcgctacaggtaactacagtgTGTTCATAAGAATGTACAGGTAACATTACAACTAACGTAGCATCTCTGACTCAGGTAACATTACAACTAACGTAGCATCTCTGATTCAGGTAACATTACATCTAACGTAGCATCTCTGATTCAGGTAACATTACATCTAACGTAGCATCTCTGACTCAGGTAACATTACATCTAACGTAGCATCTCTGATTCAGGTAACATTACATCTAACGTAGCATCTCTGACTCAGGTAACATTACATCTAACGTAGCATCTCTGACTCAGGTAACATTACATCTAACGTAGCATCTCTGACTCAGGTAACATTACATCTAACGTAGCATCTCTGATTCAGGTAACATTATATCTAACGTAGCATCTCTGACTCAGGTAACATTACATCTAACGTAGCATCTCTGATTCAGGTAACATTACATCTAACGTAGCATCTCTGATTCAGGTAACATTACATCTAACGTAGCATCTCTGACTCAGGTAACATTACATCTAACGTAGCATCTCTGACTCAGGTAACATTACAACTAACGTAGCATCTCTGATTCAGGTAACATTACATCTAACGTAGCATCTCTGATTCAGGTAACATTACATCTAACGTAGCATCTCTGACTCAGGTAACATTACATCTAACGTAGCATCTCTGACTCAGGTAACATTACAACTAACGTAGCATCTCTGATTCAGGTAACATTACATCTAACGTAGCATCTCTAACTCAGGTAACATTACAACTAACGTAGCATCTCTGATTCAGGTAACATTACATCTAACGTAGCATCTctgtacccactaagttacagttttactgtgaacactgaggctgtacctgctttaagttacagttttactgtgaacactgaggctgtacccactaagttacagttttactgtgaacactgaggctgtacccactaagttacagttttactgtgaacactgaggctgtacctgctttaagttacagttttactgtgaacactgaggctgtacccactaagttacagttttactgtgaacactgaggctgtacccactaagttacagttttactgtgaacactgaggctgtacccactaagttacagttttactgtgaacactgaggctgtacccactaagttacagttttactgtgaacactgaggctgtacctgctttaagttacagttttactgtgaacactgaggctgtacccactaagttacagttttactgtgaacactgaggctgtacctgctttaagttacagttttactgtgaacactgaggctgtacccactaagttacagttttactgtgaacactgaggctgtacctgctttcagttacagttttactgtgaacactgaggctgtacccactaagttacagttttactgtgaacactgaggctgtacctgctttcagttacagttttactgtacATTCCAATATTGATCATATGTATGatctatatataataataataataataataataataataataataatatataataataataataataatatataataataataatatataataataataataataataatatataataataataatgataataataatatatataataataataataatatataataataatatatataataataatgataataataattataatatatataataataataataatatatataataataataataatgataataatatatatataatactataatattaataataataataataatgatgataataataatatatatataatactataatattaataatatatataataatacaataataatatatataatattaatatatataataataataatatatataataataatgatatgtgtataaataataataatatataataataataataataataataatatatataatatatgataataataataataataataataataataataataatataataataataataataataataataataataataataataataataatgatatatgtgtatatataataataataataatatatatataataataataataatgataataataataataataataataataataataataataataataataataataataataatatatatatatataataataataataataataataataataataataatatatatatatatatatataataataataataataataatgatatatgtgtatatataataataataataatgatatatgtgtatatataataataataataatgatatatgtgtatatataataataataataatgatatatgtgtatatataattataataataatatgtgtagAGGcgatgtatctgtgtgtgttttacccgtaaactgtctctgtctgtcactagGTGAAGTGTGTGTGGAGGTTGCCATGGGGACAGCGGTTGGCAACAGTGACGTGTGGTTCCACTTCAACGAGGGCGTGTCCAACGCCGTGCGACGCAACATCTACATCAGAGAACTGCTATAactcacacactgtacacacacacacacacacacacacacacacacacacacacacacacacacacacacacacacacacacacacacacacacacacacaccgtacacacacacaccgtacacacacacacaccatacacacactccacacacacacacacaccgtacacacacacacacacacacacacacacaccgcacacacacacacacacacacaccacacacacacacacacacacacacacacacacacacacacacaccgtacacacacacacacaccgtacacacacacacacacacaccgtacacacacacacacacacacacacacacacaccacacacacacacacaccacacacacacacacacacgtacacacacacacaccgtacacacacacacacacacacacacacaccgtacacacacacacacacacactccatctcatACACGTTAGAATGTTAGTATATAAATTACCACGAGTCAATCTGTCAAACCACCTCTTTATTATGTTTGATTGACAGTGGAAACAAGCCAATAAAAACAGTGTATTCTGATTGACAGTGGAAACAAGCCAATAAAAACAGTGTATTCTGATTGACAGTGGAAACAAGCCAATAAAAACAGTGTATTCTGATTGACAGTGGAAACAAGCCAATAAAAACAGTGTATTCTGATTGACAGTGGAAACAAGCCAATAAAAACAGTGTATTCTGATTGACAGTGGAAACAAGCCAATAAAAACAGTGTATTCTGATTGACAGTGGAAACAAGCCAATAAAAACAGTTTATTCTGATTGACAGTGGAAACAAGCCAATAAAAAAATTGTATTCTGATTGACAGTGGAAACAAGCCAATAAAAACAGTGTATACTGCTCATAGGAGGGGGGTACTTTCAATGTAGGACATGCTGCTCATAGGAAGGAAGGGGGCTACTTTCAATGTAGGACATGCTGCTCATAggaaggatatatatatatataaaccataGACATGGATGTACAAATAAATAGGACGAATAACttggtgtgtgtttctcagtgtgtgtgtgtcagtgtgtgtgtcagtgtgtgtgtgtgtgtgtgtgtggatccgtgtgtgtgtgtgtgtgtgtcagtgtgcgtgtgtgtgtgtgtctcagtgtgtgtgtgtgtggatccgtgtgtgtgtgtgtgtcagtgtgtgtgtgtgtgcgtgtgtgtgtgtctcagtggtgtgtgtgtgtgtgtctcagtggtgtgtgtgtgtgtgtgtgtgtgtgtgtgtgtgtgtccgttagAGGATCACACATTTGCCTTTCTCCACCCAGGGGTTGGCCCTCATCAgctctgggtctgtgtgtgtgtggatccgtggatctgtgggtgtgtgtgtgtccgttagAGGATCACACATTTGCCTTTCTCCACCCAGGGGTTGGCCCTCATCAGCTCTGGGTTCAGGAATGGGTCGTCGCACACACACCCCTCGATCCATTTCACCAGCCTgccaagagaacacacacaccctgttagACCACACCCCTCCACCCGGCTGGCATCCAATCCGATCTCAGGTTTAGGTTCCAGGTGTATTTAAAGGTTCTGATTGGGCCGACAGATTTTACCGTGGAAACATTCTGTGTGTTGTCGTCGAACATTTGCCTTGAAAAACCCACAATGGGTTTGAATCTCGGACTTAGACAGGGTCGCTAGTTTGAATCCCGGACTTAGACAGGGTCGCTAGTTTGAATCCCGGGCTTAGACAGGGTCGCTAGTTTGAATCCCGGACTTAGACAGGGTCTCTAGTTTGAATCCCGGACTTAGACAGGGTCGCTAGTTTGAATCCCGGACTTAGACAGGGTCTCTAGTTTGAATCTCGGACTTAGACAGGGTCGCTAGTTTGAATCCCGGACTTAGACAGGGTCTCTAGTTTGAATCCCGGACTTAGACAGGGTCTCTAGTTTGAATCTCGGACTTAGACAGGGTCGCTAGTTTGAATCCCGGACTTAGACAGGGTCTCTAGTTTGAATCCCGGACTTAGACAGGGTCGCTAGTTTGAATCTCGGACATAGACAGGGTCTCTAGTTTGAATCCCGGACTTAGACAGGGTCGCTAGTTTGAATCCCGGGCTTAGACAGGGTCGCTAGTTTGAATCCCGGACTTAGACAGGGTCTCTAGTTTGAATCCCGGACTTAGACAGGGTCTCTAGTTTGAATCCCGGACTTAGACAGGGTCTCTAGTTTGAATCCCGGACTTAGACAGGGTCTCTAGTTTGAATCCCGGACTTAGACAGGGTCGCTAGTTTGAATCCCGGACTTAGACAGGGTCGCTAGTTTGAATCCCGGACTTAGACAGGGTCGCTAGTTTGAATCCCGGACGTAGACAGGGTCGCTAGTTTGAATCCCGGACTTAGacaaggttgctagattgaatcctaGACACTGGGGTAGAGACCAGAAATACACTGGGGTAGAGACCAGAAGGACACTGGGATAGAGACCAGAAGGACACTGGGATAGAGACCAGAAGGACACTGGGATAGAGACCAGAAGGACACTGGGATAGAGACCAGAAGGACACTGGGGTAGAGACCAGAAGGACACTGGGATAGAGACCAGAAGGACACTGGGATAGAGACCAGAAGGACACTGGGATAGAGACCAGAAGGACACTGGGATAGAGACCAGAAGGACACTGGGATAGAGACCAGAAGGACACTGGGATAGAGACCAGAAGGACACTGGGTGAGAGACCAGAAGGACACTGGGATAGAGACCAGAAGGACACTGGGATAGAGACCAGAAGGACACTGGGATAGAGACCAGAAGGACACTGGGATAGAGACCAGAAGGACACTGGGATAGAGACCAGAAGGACACTGGGATAGAGACCAGAAGGACACTGGGATAGAGACCAGAATGACACTGGGATAGAGACCAGAATGACACTGGGATAGAGACCAGAATGACACTGGGGTAGAGACCAGAAGGACACTGGGATAGAGACCAGAAGGACACTGGGATAGAGACCAGAAGGACACTGGGATAGAGACCAGAAGGACACTGGGATAGAGACCAGAAGGACACTGGGATAGAGACCAGAAGGACACTGGGATAGAGACCAGAAGGACACTGGGATAGAGACCAGAAGGACACTGGGATAGAGACCAGAAGGACACTGGGTTAGAGACCAGAAGGACACTGGGATAGAGACCAGAAGGACACTGGGATAGAGACCAGAAGGACACTGGGTTAGAGACCAGAAGGACACTGGGATAGAGACCAGAAGGACACTGGGATAGAGACCAGAAGGACACTGGGTTAGAGACCAGAAGGACACTGGGATAGAGACCAGAAGGACACTGGGATAGAGACCAGAAGGACACTGGGATAGAGATCAGAAGGACACTGGGTTAGAGACCAGAAGGACACTGGGATAGAGACCAGAAGGACACTGGGATAGAGACCAGAAGGACACTGGGTTAGAGACCAGAAGGACACTGGGTTAGAGACCAGAAGGACACTGGGGTAGAGACCAGAAGGACACTGGGATAGAGACCAGAAGGACACTGGGATAGAGACCAGAAGGACACTGGGATAGAGACCAGAAGGACACTGGGATAGAGACCAGAAGGACACTGGGTTAGAGACCAGAAGGACACTGGGATAGAGACCAGAAGGACACTGGGTTAGAGACCAGAAGGACACTGGGTTAGAGACCAGAAGGACACTGGGATAGAGACCAGAAGGACACTGGGATAGAGACCAGAAGGACACTGGGTTAGAGACCAGAAGGACACTGGGATAGAGACCAGAAGGACACTGGGATAGAGACCAGAAGGACACTGGGATAGAGACCAGAAGGACACTGGGATAGAGACCAGAAGGACACTGGGTTAGAGACCAGAAGGACACTGGGATAGAGACCAGAAGGACACTGGGATAGAGACCAGAAGGACACTGGGATAGAGACCAGAAGGACACTGGGTTAGAGACCAGAAGGACACTGGGATAGAGACCAGAAGGACACTGGGATAGAGACCAGAAGGACACTGGGATAGAGACCAGAAGGACACTGGGATAGAGACCAGAAGGACACTGGGATAGAGACCAGAAGGACACTGGGTTAGAGACCAGAAGGACACTGGGATAGAGACCAGAAGGACACTGGGATAGAGACCAGAAGGACACTGGGATAGAGACCAGAAGGACACTGGGTTAGAGACCAGAAGGACACTACCTACTCAGTAACCGTGATTGAGGATTTCTCTCTGTTGATGGCCAGCTGGTACTGAAGactctccacctccctcttcaTCTGGGGAAGATCCAAGTCCTCCATCTACACTAATGACATAATACACATATTACATCATACACACATTACATAGTACACACATTACATAATACACACATTACATcatatacacattacattatacacacattacattatacacacattacattatacacacattacattatacacacattacattatacacacattacattatacacacattacattatacacacattacattatacacacattacattatacacacattacattatacacacattacataatacacacattacataatacacacattacattatacacacattacattatacacacattacattatacacacattacattatacacacattacataatacacacattacataatacacacattacataatacacacattacataatacacacattacattatacacacattacattatacacacattacattatatacacattacattatatacacattacatagtacacacattacataatacacacattacataatacacacattatataatacacacattacatagtacacacattacataatacacacattacattatatacacattacatagtacacacattacattatacacacattacattatacacacattacattatacacacattacattatacacacattacattatacacacattacatagtacacacattacattatacacacattacataatacacacattacatagtacacacattacattatacacacattacataatacacacattacattatacacacattacataGTACACACATTACATAGTACACACATTACGTAATAAACGCATGACAATACACACATTACATAATACACACATTACATAgtacacacattacattatacacacgttacattatacacacattgcatagtatacacattacattatacacacattacgTAATAAACACATTACATAATACACACATTACAtaatacacacattacattatacacacattacataGTACACACATTACAaaatacacacattacattatacacacattacattatatacacattacattatatacacattacattatacacacattacatagtacacacattacattatacacacattacattatacacacattacattatacaaattatacacacattacattatacacacaGCAAAAtataatcaaattttatttatatagcccttcgtacatcagctgatatctcaaagtgctgtacagaaacccagcctaaaaccccaaacagcaagcaatgcaggtgtagaagcacggtggctaggaaaaactccctagaaaggccaaaacctaggaagaaacctattaCATTATATCATTCACTCTGCTACCAGACATatctctcattcactctctcctACCAGATATAtctattttaatttttaattttacctttatttaaccaggcaagtcagttaagaacatattcttattttcaatgacggcctaggaacagcgggttaactgtctgttcaggggcagaacgacagatttgtaccttgtcagttcgggggtttgaacttgcaaccttccggttactagtccaacgctctaaccactaggctacgctgccgcccctaataTACAGTCTACACTCTCCTACCAGACATATCTACACTCTCCTACCAGACATATCTACACTCTCCTACCAGACATATCTACACTCTCCTACCAGACATATCTACACTCTCCTACCAGACATATCTACACTCTCCTACCAGACATATCTACACTCTCCTACCAGACATATCTACACTCTCCTACCAGACATATCTACACTCTCCTACCAGACATATCTACACTCTCCTACCAGACATATCTACTCTCTCCTACCAGACATATCTACACTCTCCTACCAGACATATCTACACTCTCCTACCAGACATATCTCTACATATCTACACTCTCCTACCAGACATATCTCTACATATCTACACTCTCCTACCAGACATATCTCTACATAGTCTACACTCTCCTACCAGACATATCTACACTCTCCTACCAGACATATCTACACTCTCCTACCAGACATATCTATACAGTCTACACTCTCCTACCAGACATATCTATACAGTCTACACTCTCCTACCAGACATATCTCTACATAGTCTGCTGTATGACCAGAATaccgtgtgtgagagagactctGAATAACTGGGTCATGTCCCTTCTTTTAGGTAATTTAGCTGCACACCCGACCAGTAACagatatattatatagatatagagTAACATAGATATATTACATAGATGTAGAGTAACATagatatattatatagatatagagTAACATagatatattatatagatatagagTAACATagatatattatatagatatagagTAACATagatatattatatagatatagagTAACATagatatattatatagatatattacatagatatagagtaACATagatatattatatagatatagagTAACATAGATATATTACATAGATGTAGAGTAACATAGATATATTACATagatatattatatagatatattaCATAGATATATTACATAGATGTAGAGTAACatacatatattatatagatatagagTAACATagatatattatatagatatattaCATAGATATATTACATAGATGTAGAGTAACATagatatattatatagatatattacatagatatattatatagatatagagTAACATagatatattatatagatatattacatagatatagagtaACATagatatattatatagatatagagTAACATagatatattatatagatatattacatagatatagagtaACATAGATATATAATATAGCTCAGCTATGATCATTTATACATATAGACATTCAATAGGAATACAGTATACTTTGATTAAATGTGGTCATGTATTTATATCCATAAACACTTATTACGAATACAGTTTACTCCTTATTTAAATGTGcttatatatttatataagtCTATTATTGtgtttacatatatattttttaattatagTGTAAAATGATTATAGACGTCACTGATTCTCTGTTCTCCCGGTCTCCGCGCTCATCATCACTACCTCCCGTTTGGACGGAAGAAAACAAGTCGTTCTGTTCTTCAGTTCCGGTAAACCCCCCCCCGGTTTTTACAGAGAACACAACGTTAAATCCCCCGGTTTTTACAGACAACGTTTTAATTTAAAAGCTCATGTCGAGACAAAGCCAGAGAGCGTTAGAGTGATGCAGCTGTCTGAGTGTTTTCATCTGCCCTATTTAAATAAACCAATCATCTCCTCCTGCCTGAAATAACACATTATCTCGATCAACAAAGACAACAGCTGAACCTCGGGAGTTTATCCACAGACTAGAAAGGGCATCAATATCCAGAGATGGCATTATGCTGATTTAAAAACCCTCAATAAATACACGTTATAAAACGGTATAACCGTTTCCGCTCCTCTGTAGCCTTAGCGTTTTCCCTTATGAATGTTGTTCTGGGGGCAGATCTGCAGTGGTCACTCAGCACCGCCACAAAGTCATCAAATCTGATTTTACACCCGAACCACTGtttaaccctaatgcctaaccttataTTAAAGACTAAAGACTGTTTTCATGAATTTGT from the Oncorhynchus keta strain PuntledgeMale-10-30-2019 unplaced genomic scaffold, Oket_V2 Un_contig_2177_pilon_pilon, whole genome shotgun sequence genome contains:
- the gng13a gene encoding guanine nucleotide-binding protein G(I)/G(S)/G(O) subunit gamma-13a — its product is MEDLDLPQMKREVESLQYQLAINREKSSITVTELVKWIEGCVCDDPFLNPELMRANPWVEKGKCVIL